A single window of Kitasatospora sp. HUAS MG31 DNA harbors:
- a CDS encoding ABC transporter ATP-binding protein, translating into MMNSSAVLAAGLTVERGGHTVLHGLDLDIPRGAITGLLGPSGCGKTTLLRSIVGVQRIAAGRVEVLGVPAGSAALRDKVGYVTQAPSVYGDLSVTENLVYFAAVLGAPRQDPARVIAQVGLGGHEHDTVDRLSGGQRARVSLAAALLGHPELLVLDEPTVGLDPVLRQDLWRLFRGLADDGATLLVSSHVMDEATRCDKLLLMRDGRLLAHDTPEALLSTTGTADIDSAFLSLVEAGR; encoded by the coding sequence ATGATGAATTCCTCGGCGGTCCTGGCCGCCGGCCTCACCGTCGAACGCGGCGGACACACCGTCCTGCACGGCCTCGACCTCGACATCCCGCGCGGCGCGATCACCGGCCTGCTCGGCCCCAGCGGCTGCGGGAAGACCACCCTGCTGCGCTCGATCGTCGGCGTCCAGCGGATCGCCGCCGGCCGCGTCGAGGTGCTCGGCGTCCCGGCCGGCAGCGCCGCCCTGCGCGACAAGGTCGGGTACGTCACCCAGGCACCCTCCGTCTACGGCGACCTCAGCGTCACCGAGAACCTCGTCTACTTCGCCGCCGTGCTCGGCGCACCCCGCCAGGACCCGGCCCGGGTGATCGCCCAGGTCGGCCTCGGCGGCCACGAGCACGACACGGTCGACCGTCTCTCCGGCGGCCAGCGGGCCCGGGTCTCGCTCGCCGCCGCCCTGCTCGGCCACCCCGAGCTGCTGGTCCTGGACGAGCCCACCGTCGGCCTCGACCCCGTCCTGCGGCAGGACCTCTGGCGGCTCTTCCGCGGCCTCGCCGACGACGGCGCCACCCTGCTGGTCTCCAGCCACGTCATGGACGAGGCCACCCGCTGCGACAAGCTGCTGCTGATGCGCGACGGCCGCCTGCTCGCCCACGACACCCCCGAGGCCCTGCTCAGCACCACCGGGACCGCCGACATCGACAGCGCCTTCCTCAGCCTGGTGGAGGCCGGCCGATGA
- a CDS encoding HAMP domain-containing protein → MTISIHPPRRRRRMRRRADMPLLGGIRPPIAVLLLLLVVVSGITALTVGGFRVDEIPQAVRESQQYTAEDGAVAVRSAINENVDDLRRFAEQYDKGSAEPDAVLAALSQTHQKWRGTAVVVPATGRLLAARGEAVPLAGLDLTKSAGTATPAPLLATANGGTRLLTFGTVTVKSSGRVLLVASDTLKVPAMATSKEQTVQVLGATGAAVDTAGPEPATDADKRLFASAREKASHARPTAQVPTVSGALVGPADDKGARRVAGYAAVTSADPQDAAGSLGLTVVSGVSVERHQAELRHPLLGLVAAGSLLLVGLVVAGVLLRTLQRPLLRLFLESRRLSRGERLDQPVAGPKRGEAGRTVRALEELRLQLLDPRREPPEPAPPRRRPGILLPLTLCAVVILGWSVPLTLLSSDRDAVAVPGDVVAAQKNRTDSLATRVRQALSESTSDLKPLAAALDGSRKPDSRLRAALDEHPRYRSIYLLGTDGSVTAKAGEVSSHAAAAAELPDGIALLNTSGNEPVFAAIIGMDTAGTTESTGSTGSAGSTSAGTVIQATATASPAPIATPSAGTAATPSAAPTATPSAGATATPSAGATTDAGGKTADGRTPRRPVLVGELKRDFVSGLLDRPGLGEIWLVDGRKRIVGANEAFGSFAELPDSRARRQVDKADKETAVSVSRSGGNAVVLAAARLDGSGQVAKLGWSVVTSQPVGWLHLDQNKADRRALLAAMLGLAAAALCLGWLFIAVGLPLRRLAANAEALAAGDRRTVLYPVHHDEVGAVVRSLEVIRQQLEQRARRAGDQGARRPRTAERTAERSDPSSAQPAGRRPADHSAGRDAGHR, encoded by the coding sequence TTGACCATCTCGATCCACCCGCCGCGCCGGCGGCGCCGGATGCGGCGCCGTGCCGACATGCCCCTGCTCGGCGGGATCCGGCCCCCGATCGCCGTCCTCCTGCTGCTACTGGTGGTGGTCTCCGGCATCACCGCGCTGACCGTGGGCGGGTTCCGGGTGGACGAGATCCCGCAGGCCGTCCGGGAGTCCCAGCAGTACACCGCCGAGGACGGCGCCGTCGCCGTGCGCTCGGCGATCAACGAGAACGTCGACGACCTGCGCCGTTTCGCCGAGCAGTACGACAAGGGCTCGGCCGAGCCGGACGCCGTGCTGGCCGCGCTGAGCCAGACGCACCAGAAGTGGCGCGGCACCGCCGTGGTGGTCCCCGCCACGGGCCGGCTGCTGGCCGCCCGCGGCGAGGCCGTCCCGCTGGCCGGGCTGGACCTGACGAAGTCCGCGGGCACGGCCACCCCCGCCCCGCTGCTCGCCACCGCGAACGGCGGGACCCGGCTGCTGACCTTCGGCACGGTGACCGTCAAGAGCTCCGGCCGGGTGCTGCTGGTGGCTTCGGACACCCTCAAGGTGCCCGCCATGGCCACCTCCAAGGAGCAGACCGTCCAGGTGCTCGGAGCCACCGGCGCCGCGGTGGACACCGCCGGCCCGGAGCCGGCCACCGACGCGGACAAGAGGCTGTTCGCCTCCGCCCGGGAGAAGGCGTCCCACGCCCGCCCGACCGCCCAGGTCCCGACCGTCTCGGGCGCCCTGGTGGGCCCCGCCGACGACAAGGGCGCCCGGCGGGTGGCCGGGTACGCGGCGGTCACCTCCGCCGATCCGCAGGACGCGGCCGGCTCGCTCGGCCTCACCGTGGTCTCCGGCGTGTCGGTCGAGCGCCACCAGGCGGAGCTCCGGCACCCGCTGCTCGGCCTGGTCGCCGCCGGATCGCTGCTGCTGGTCGGCCTGGTGGTCGCCGGGGTGCTGCTGCGCACCCTGCAGCGGCCGCTGCTGCGGCTGTTCCTGGAGTCACGCCGGCTGAGCCGCGGCGAGCGGCTGGACCAGCCGGTCGCCGGGCCCAAGCGGGGCGAGGCCGGGCGCACCGTTCGCGCCCTGGAGGAGCTGCGCCTCCAGCTGCTGGACCCGCGGCGGGAGCCGCCGGAGCCCGCGCCGCCGCGGCGCCGTCCCGGCATCCTGCTGCCGCTGACCCTGTGCGCCGTGGTGATCCTCGGCTGGTCCGTCCCGCTGACCCTGCTCAGCTCCGACCGCGACGCGGTGGCCGTGCCGGGCGACGTGGTGGCGGCGCAGAAGAACCGCACCGACAGCCTGGCCACCCGGGTCCGGCAGGCGCTGTCCGAGAGCACCTCCGACCTCAAGCCGCTGGCCGCCGCCCTGGACGGCTCGCGCAAGCCCGACTCCCGGCTGCGCGCCGCCCTGGACGAGCACCCGCGCTACCGGTCGATCTACCTGCTCGGTACCGACGGCTCGGTGACCGCCAAGGCCGGCGAGGTGTCCTCGCACGCCGCGGCGGCCGCCGAACTCCCGGACGGCATCGCGCTGCTGAACACCTCCGGCAACGAGCCGGTGTTCGCCGCGATCATCGGGATGGACACGGCCGGCACCACGGAGTCCACCGGATCCACCGGGTCCGCCGGGTCCACCAGCGCCGGCACGGTCATCCAGGCCACCGCCACGGCCTCGCCCGCCCCCATCGCGACGCCCTCCGCGGGCACCGCCGCGACACCCTCCGCCGCCCCCACCGCGACGCCGTCCGCCGGTGCCACCGCGACCCCGTCCGCCGGTGCCACCACGGACGCGGGCGGGAAGACCGCCGACGGCAGGACCCCCCGGCGGCCGGTGCTGGTCGGCGAGCTCAAGCGCGACTTCGTCAGCGGCCTGCTGGACCGGCCGGGCCTCGGCGAGATCTGGCTGGTCGACGGCCGCAAGCGGATCGTCGGTGCCAACGAGGCCTTCGGCTCCTTCGCCGAGCTGCCCGACTCGCGGGCCCGCCGGCAGGTGGACAAGGCCGACAAGGAGACCGCCGTCTCGGTGTCCCGCAGCGGCGGGAACGCCGTGGTCCTGGCCGCGGCCCGGCTCGACGGCAGCGGCCAGGTGGCCAAGCTCGGCTGGTCGGTGGTGACCTCCCAGCCGGTCGGCTGGCTGCACCTGGACCAGAACAAGGCGGACCGGCGGGCGCTGCTCGCCGCGATGCTGGGCCTGGCGGCCGCCGCGCTCTGCCTGGGATGGCTGTTCATCGCGGTCGGCCTGCCGCTGCGCCGGCTGGCCGCGAACGCCGAGGCGCTGGCCGCCGGCGACCGGCGGACCGTGCTCTACCCCGTCCACCACGACGAGGTGGGCGCGGTGGTCCGCAGTCTGGAGGTCATCCGGCAGCAGCTGGAGCAGCGGGCCCGCCGCGCAGGCGACCAGGGCGCGCGCCGGCCGCGCACCGCCGAGCGCACCGCCGAGCGCTCCGACCCGTCCTCCGCTCAGCCCGCCGGCCGCCGCCCGGCCGACCACTCCGCCGGCCGCGACGCCGGCCACCGCTGA
- a CDS encoding poly-gamma-glutamate biosynthesis protein PgsC/CapC, whose amino-acid sequence MIPTELTPEVAAIGIALGLVFSLICYLTTNLSPGGMITPGWLALTLVEDLQRAGLTVAVTLLTFLTTRVVQKLVILYGKRLFAAVVLTGVVFQGAVTLVLQHQLPTLYANQTLGFIVPGLIAYQLVRQPKGATLMATGTVTLANYVVLAAALLLGALPGS is encoded by the coding sequence GTGATTCCCACCGAGCTCACCCCCGAGGTCGCCGCCATCGGCATCGCGCTCGGTCTGGTCTTCTCGCTGATCTGCTACCTGACCACCAACCTCTCCCCCGGCGGCATGATCACCCCGGGCTGGCTGGCGCTGACCCTGGTGGAGGACCTCCAGCGGGCCGGCCTGACGGTCGCGGTCACGCTGCTGACCTTCCTCACCACCCGGGTGGTGCAGAAGCTGGTGATCCTCTACGGCAAGCGGCTGTTCGCCGCGGTGGTGCTGACCGGCGTGGTGTTCCAGGGCGCGGTGACGCTGGTGCTCCAGCACCAGCTGCCGACCCTGTACGCCAACCAGACGCTCGGCTTCATCGTGCCGGGCCTGATCGCCTACCAGCTGGTCCGCCAGCCGAAGGGCGCCACCCTGATGGCCACCGGCACGGTGACGCTGGCCAACTACGTCGTGCTGGCGGCCGCGCTGCTGCTCGGTGCGCTGCCCGGCAGCTGA
- a CDS encoding TetR family transcriptional regulator has protein sequence MSQSSSPRKKTGRRPGGADTRREVLEAARGEFAARGYQKASMRAIARAAGVDPALLHHYFGSKDRLFLAALEFPVDPRVMVEQVLAGDREGMGERLAAFVLRLWEEPAVRERLLALLRTAATTEEVAALMRGFMVTELVGRVAAGLDVERPELRVELVMSQIVGLAMARYVIGVEPLASTPAEELVPLLGRTVQLYLTAP, from the coding sequence ATGTCTCAGTCCTCCAGTCCACGGAAGAAGACCGGGCGGCGGCCCGGTGGGGCCGACACGCGCCGGGAGGTGCTGGAGGCGGCCCGGGGCGAGTTCGCCGCCCGCGGGTACCAGAAGGCGAGCATGCGGGCCATCGCCCGGGCGGCGGGGGTGGACCCGGCGCTGCTGCACCACTACTTCGGCAGCAAGGACCGGCTGTTCCTGGCCGCGCTGGAGTTCCCGGTGGACCCGCGGGTGATGGTGGAGCAGGTGCTGGCCGGCGACCGGGAGGGGATGGGCGAGCGGCTGGCGGCGTTCGTCCTGCGGCTGTGGGAGGAGCCGGCCGTGCGGGAGCGGCTGCTGGCCCTCCTGCGGACGGCCGCGACCACCGAGGAGGTGGCGGCGCTGATGCGCGGGTTCATGGTGACCGAGCTGGTCGGCCGGGTGGCGGCGGGGCTGGACGTGGAGCGCCCGGAGCTGCGGGTGGAGCTGGTGATGTCGCAGATCGTGGGCCTGGCGATGGCCCGGTACGTGATCGGGGTCGAGCCGCTGGCGTCCACGCCGGCCGAGGAGCTGGTGCCGCTGCTCGGCCGCACGGTGCAGCTCTACCTGACCGCCCCCTGA
- a CDS encoding ABC transporter permease has product MNVHRTLATTRRVLAQLRHDPRTVAMLLVVPCVLLTLLKYMFDGDSGTFDRIGPELLGVFPLMVMFLVTSVAMLRERTSGTLERLLTMPLGKFDLLLGYALAFGLVALVQAALASALTIGVLGLDVAGPTWLLFAVAVGDGLLGMALGLLVSAFAATEFQAVQFLPAVLLPQLLLCGLFVPREAMAPLLRGLSDLLPLSYAVDAMNRLTTTGGVDGRVVLDLAVIAAAGLLALGLGAATLRRRTA; this is encoded by the coding sequence ATGAACGTCCACCGCACCCTCGCCACCACCCGCCGGGTCCTCGCCCAGCTGCGCCACGACCCACGGACGGTGGCCATGCTGCTGGTCGTCCCGTGCGTGCTGCTCACCCTGCTGAAGTACATGTTCGACGGGGACTCCGGCACCTTCGACCGGATCGGCCCGGAACTGCTCGGCGTCTTCCCGCTGATGGTGATGTTCCTGGTCACCTCGGTGGCGATGCTCCGCGAGCGCACCTCCGGCACCCTGGAGCGGCTGCTCACCATGCCGCTCGGCAAGTTCGACCTGCTGCTCGGGTACGCCCTCGCCTTCGGCCTGGTCGCGCTCGTCCAGGCGGCCCTGGCCTCGGCGCTCACCATCGGCGTCCTCGGGCTGGACGTCGCCGGGCCGACCTGGCTGCTGTTCGCGGTGGCGGTCGGCGACGGACTGCTCGGCATGGCGCTCGGCCTGCTGGTCTCCGCCTTCGCCGCCACCGAGTTCCAGGCCGTCCAGTTCCTGCCGGCCGTGCTGCTGCCGCAACTGCTGCTGTGCGGGCTGTTCGTCCCGCGCGAGGCGATGGCCCCGCTGCTACGCGGGCTCTCCGACCTGCTGCCGCTCTCCTACGCGGTGGACGCCATGAACCGGCTCACCACCACCGGGGGCGTCGACGGCCGGGTCGTCCTCGACCTGGCGGTGATCGCCGCCGCCGGCCTGCTGGCCCTCGGCCTCGGCGCGGCCACCCTCCGCCGCCGCACCGCCTGA
- a CDS encoding phospho-sugar mutase produces MPQAPTTDLLARARTWLAEDPDPQTREELSALLAAAEDPGDEGRLAWSHLAERFADRLQFGTAGLRGELGAGPMRMNRAVVIRAAAGLAAYVRQQKLGDLVVIGYDARHKSADFARDTAAVMVGAGLRAALLPRPLPTPVLAFAVRHLGAAAGVTVTASHNPPQDNGYKVYLGDGSQIVPPADAGIADEIDAIGSLSEVPLAADGWEVLGDEVVEAYLDRAVSVVEPGGPRDLDVVYTPMHGVGRDVLLAAFKRAGFPAPTVVTEQAEPDPDFPTVAFPNPEEPGAMDLAFRTASSVGPDIVIANDPDADRCAVAVPVAGNGGWRMLRGDDVGALLGSALVAKQVTGTLATTIVSSTLLGRIAEAAGLGYAETLTGFKWIARADGLRYGYEEALGYCVDPSGVRDKDGITAALLVAELAATLKRSGRTLADLLDDLALEHGLHATDQLSVRVQDLSLIADAMRRLREQPPTVLAGLTVTRADDLTAGSADLPATDGLRYHLEGEAVRSARIVVRPSGTEPKLKCYLEVVLPVPTAADLAPVREQADRILAAIKRDLAAAAGIVA; encoded by the coding sequence ATGCCGCAGGCACCCACCACCGACCTCCTCGCCCGCGCCCGGACCTGGCTCGCCGAGGACCCCGATCCGCAGACCCGCGAGGAACTGTCCGCCCTGCTGGCCGCGGCCGAGGACCCCGGGGACGAGGGCCGGCTCGCCTGGTCCCACCTGGCCGAGCGGTTCGCCGACCGGCTCCAGTTCGGCACCGCCGGCCTGCGCGGCGAGCTCGGCGCCGGCCCGATGCGGATGAACCGCGCGGTGGTGATCCGCGCCGCCGCCGGCCTCGCCGCGTACGTCAGGCAGCAGAAGCTCGGCGACCTGGTGGTGATCGGCTACGACGCCCGTCACAAGTCGGCCGACTTCGCCCGGGACACCGCCGCCGTCATGGTCGGCGCCGGACTGCGCGCCGCGCTGCTGCCGCGCCCGCTGCCCACCCCGGTCCTCGCCTTCGCCGTCCGCCACCTCGGCGCCGCCGCCGGCGTCACCGTGACCGCCAGCCACAACCCGCCGCAGGACAACGGCTACAAGGTCTACCTGGGCGACGGCTCGCAGATCGTCCCGCCGGCCGACGCCGGCATCGCGGACGAGATCGACGCCATCGGCTCGCTGTCCGAGGTGCCGCTGGCCGCAGACGGCTGGGAGGTGCTCGGCGACGAAGTGGTCGAGGCCTACCTGGACCGCGCCGTCTCGGTGGTCGAGCCCGGCGGGCCGCGCGACCTGGACGTGGTCTACACCCCGATGCACGGCGTCGGCCGGGACGTCCTGCTGGCCGCGTTCAAGCGGGCCGGCTTCCCCGCGCCCACCGTGGTCACCGAGCAGGCCGAGCCCGACCCGGACTTCCCGACCGTGGCCTTCCCCAACCCGGAGGAGCCCGGCGCGATGGACCTCGCGTTCCGGACCGCCTCCTCGGTCGGCCCCGACATCGTCATCGCCAACGACCCGGACGCCGACCGCTGCGCGGTGGCCGTCCCGGTGGCCGGCAACGGCGGCTGGCGGATGCTGCGCGGCGACGACGTCGGCGCCCTGCTGGGCTCCGCCCTGGTCGCCAAGCAGGTCACCGGCACCCTCGCGACCACCATCGTCTCCTCCACCCTGCTCGGCCGGATCGCCGAGGCGGCGGGCCTGGGCTACGCCGAGACGCTCACCGGCTTCAAGTGGATCGCCCGCGCCGACGGCCTGCGGTACGGCTACGAGGAGGCGCTCGGCTACTGCGTGGACCCCTCCGGCGTCCGCGACAAGGACGGCATCACCGCCGCCCTGCTGGTGGCCGAACTCGCCGCCACCCTCAAGCGGTCCGGCCGCACCCTGGCCGACCTGCTGGACGACCTGGCGCTGGAGCACGGCCTGCACGCCACCGACCAGCTCTCGGTACGGGTCCAGGACCTGTCGCTGATCGCCGACGCCATGCGCCGCCTGCGCGAGCAGCCGCCGACCGTCCTGGCGGGCCTGACCGTCACCCGGGCCGACGACCTCACCGCGGGCTCCGCCGACCTGCCGGCCACCGACGGCCTGCGCTACCACCTGGAGGGCGAGGCGGTCCGCTCGGCGCGGATCGTGGTCCGCCCGTCCGGGACCGAACCCAAGCTCAAGTGCTACCTGGAGGTCGTCCTCCCGGTGCCCACCGCCGCCGACCTCGCCCCCGTGCGGGAGCAGGCCGACCGGATCCTGGCCGCGATCAAGCGCGACCTGGCCGCAGCCGCAGGCATCGTCGCCTGA
- a CDS encoding purine-nucleoside phosphorylase, with the protein MNATPQSVVSADPYAAAKAAADRLRELTGADRHDVALVMGSGWVPAADALGETVAEFPVTDLPGFPAPAVAGHAGRIRSVRVVGEAGEKRALVFLGRNHYYEGHGVATVVHGVRTAAAAGCGTIVLTNGCGGLRQGWVPGQPVLISDHINLTADSPIVGANFVDLTDLYSKRLRALCREIDPSLDEAVYVQFRGPHYETPAEVHMARVIGGELVGMSTTLEAIAAREAGAEVLGISLVTNLAAGMTGEPLNHEEVLEAGKASAERMGALLAKVLERI; encoded by the coding sequence GTGAACGCAACTCCTCAGTCGGTCGTCTCCGCCGACCCCTACGCCGCTGCCAAGGCCGCCGCCGACCGCCTCCGCGAGCTGACCGGCGCCGACCGCCACGACGTCGCCCTGGTGATGGGCTCCGGCTGGGTGCCGGCCGCCGACGCGCTGGGTGAGACCGTGGCCGAATTCCCGGTCACCGACCTCCCCGGCTTCCCCGCCCCCGCCGTCGCGGGCCACGCCGGCCGGATCCGCTCGGTGCGCGTCGTGGGCGAGGCCGGCGAGAAGCGCGCCCTGGTCTTCCTCGGCCGCAACCACTACTACGAGGGCCACGGCGTGGCCACCGTGGTGCACGGCGTCCGCACCGCCGCGGCCGCCGGCTGCGGCACCATCGTGCTGACCAACGGCTGCGGCGGCCTCCGCCAGGGCTGGGTCCCCGGCCAGCCGGTGCTGATCAGCGACCACATCAACCTCACCGCGGACTCCCCGATCGTCGGCGCCAACTTCGTCGACCTGACGGACCTGTACTCCAAGCGCCTGCGCGCGCTCTGCCGCGAGATCGACCCGTCCCTGGACGAGGCCGTGTACGTGCAGTTCCGCGGCCCGCACTACGAGACCCCGGCCGAGGTCCACATGGCCCGGGTGATCGGCGGCGAGCTGGTCGGCATGTCCACCACCCTGGAGGCCATCGCGGCCCGCGAGGCCGGCGCCGAGGTGCTGGGCATCTCGCTGGTCACCAACCTGGCCGCGGGCATGACCGGCGAGCCGCTCAACCACGAAGAGGTCCTGGAGGCCGGCAAGGCCTCGGCCGAGCGGATGGGCGCGCTGCTGGCGAAGGTCCTTGAGCGGATCTGA
- a CDS encoding PH domain-containing protein, which yields MTESDGTPDQGTAAPEPTYADRVHRSVPGIISGVLLLAVAAWLIIDAVLNGTGRTPWIALAAAPVFAFPVIAYTIRPAVLANERRILVRNPLRTIDAPWATVEGLRAGYSVELLAGGRKYQIWAVPVSLRQRKRANRRAERAATTALTGGGSTGSKRRPGDPDPNRAWSDQVVDSLQEMRDLNAGKPHGAGELKTTWCWWIIAPTVAGLIALVTLIAVT from the coding sequence ATGACCGAATCCGACGGCACGCCCGACCAGGGCACCGCCGCCCCCGAGCCGACGTACGCCGACCGCGTGCACCGCTCCGTCCCCGGCATCATCTCCGGCGTCCTGCTGCTGGCCGTGGCCGCCTGGCTGATCATCGACGCCGTGCTGAACGGCACCGGCCGTACGCCGTGGATCGCCCTGGCCGCCGCCCCGGTCTTCGCCTTCCCGGTGATCGCCTACACGATCCGCCCCGCCGTGCTCGCCAACGAGCGCCGGATCCTCGTCCGCAACCCGCTGCGCACCATCGACGCGCCCTGGGCCACGGTGGAGGGGCTGCGCGCCGGGTACTCGGTCGAACTGCTCGCGGGCGGCCGCAAGTACCAGATCTGGGCCGTCCCGGTCTCGCTGCGGCAGCGCAAGCGGGCCAACCGCCGGGCCGAGCGGGCCGCCACCACCGCGCTGACCGGCGGCGGTTCCACCGGCTCCAAGCGCCGACCCGGCGACCCGGACCCGAACCGCGCCTGGTCCGACCAGGTGGTCGACTCGCTGCAGGAGATGCGCGACCTCAACGCGGGCAAGCCGCACGGCGCCGGCGAGCTGAAGACCACCTGGTGCTGGTGGATCATCGCCCCGACCGTGGCCGGTCTGATCGCCCTGGTCACCCTGATCGCCGTCACCTGA
- the pgsB gene encoding poly-gamma-glutamate synthase PgsB yields MLFLYSVLVICCVGLLIAGIVEQRRHYAALEQIPVRVLVNGIRGKSSITRLCAGALRGGDLVTVAKTTGTAARFIHPDATEEPVFRKFGIANVAEQIGIVRRAAAYRPDALVIECMAVMPPLQEVNQTKLIRSTIGVLCNVREDHLAEMGPTLDDVARSLSRSMPVGGVCVTAEQDRRHILQEEADKRSCELIVVDPETVSDEELRGFSWFTFKENVAIALAVAELMGVDRQTALRGMWEAPPDPGVLSVERYRTPEGKRLRFANVFAANDPESTLMNVQQLLDLGAIHRPLNVVINCRPDRVERNGQMGSIVPDLDPDTVFLIGHPTKSARDGIPAGWNGRIVDLGGDRRDPAELTEALLHELGPDTSLVAVGNIHGQGELFLEELAALAPDDEPAAPAHARGGHPVAEDRPAEPVYRAVPLDDDLEEEPYGAPYRQHPGAARVPGPGRPVQDPYARPHAYAEPDPYAQQRRHPAGQQPYPQPYPQPDPYAQQQQHPYQQPGGAYPQPDPYQQADPYAQQYQRPAQPYRQADPYQQGRGYAQQGGYPQADGHGQDPYLRQPPPQAGHARRPDPYGHDRTAYQQPFDPFGDHQ; encoded by the coding sequence GTGCTCTTCCTCTACTCCGTCCTGGTGATCTGCTGCGTGGGTCTCCTGATCGCGGGCATCGTCGAGCAGCGCCGGCACTACGCCGCGCTCGAACAGATCCCGGTCCGGGTGCTGGTGAACGGCATCCGCGGCAAGAGCTCGATCACCCGGCTGTGCGCGGGCGCGCTGCGCGGCGGCGACCTGGTGACGGTGGCCAAGACCACCGGCACCGCGGCCAGGTTCATCCACCCCGACGCCACCGAGGAGCCGGTCTTCCGGAAGTTCGGCATCGCCAACGTGGCCGAGCAGATCGGCATCGTCCGGCGGGCCGCCGCGTACCGGCCGGACGCGCTGGTGATCGAGTGCATGGCGGTCATGCCGCCGCTGCAGGAGGTCAACCAGACCAAGCTGATCCGCTCCACCATCGGAGTGCTCTGCAACGTCCGCGAGGACCACCTGGCGGAGATGGGCCCGACGCTGGACGACGTCGCCCGCTCGCTGTCCCGCTCGATGCCGGTCGGCGGTGTCTGCGTCACCGCCGAGCAGGACCGCCGGCACATCCTCCAGGAGGAGGCGGACAAGCGGAGCTGCGAGCTGATCGTGGTCGACCCGGAGACGGTCAGCGACGAGGAGCTGCGCGGGTTCAGCTGGTTCACCTTCAAGGAGAACGTGGCGATCGCGCTCGCCGTGGCCGAGCTGATGGGCGTGGACCGGCAGACCGCGCTGCGCGGCATGTGGGAGGCGCCGCCGGACCCGGGCGTGCTCTCGGTCGAGCGCTACCGCACCCCGGAGGGCAAGCGGCTGCGGTTCGCCAACGTCTTCGCGGCCAACGACCCGGAGTCCACCCTGATGAACGTCCAGCAGCTGCTGGACCTGGGCGCCATCCACCGGCCGCTCAACGTGGTCATCAACTGCCGCCCCGACCGGGTCGAGCGGAACGGCCAGATGGGCTCGATCGTGCCGGACCTCGACCCGGACACCGTCTTCCTGATCGGCCACCCCACCAAGTCCGCCCGGGACGGCATCCCCGCCGGCTGGAACGGCCGGATCGTCGACCTCGGCGGCGACCGCCGCGACCCGGCCGAGCTCACCGAGGCCCTGCTCCACGAGCTCGGCCCGGACACCTCGCTGGTCGCGGTCGGCAACATCCACGGCCAGGGCGAGCTCTTCCTGGAGGAGCTGGCCGCCCTCGCGCCCGACGACGAGCCCGCCGCCCCGGCCCACGCCCGCGGCGGGCACCCGGTGGCGGAGGACCGCCCGGCCGAGCCGGTGTACCGGGCCGTGCCGCTGGACGACGACCTGGAGGAGGAGCCGTACGGCGCCCCCTACCGGCAGCACCCGGGCGCCGCGCGGGTGCCCGGCCCGGGCCGCCCGGTGCAGGACCCGTACGCCCGGCCGCACGCCTACGCCGAGCCGGACCCGTACGCGCAGCAGCGCCGGCACCCGGCCGGGCAGCAGCCGTACCCGCAGCCCTACCCGCAGCCCGACCCGTACGCGCAGCAGCAGCAGCACCCGTACCAGCAGCCGGGCGGGGCCTACCCCCAGCCGGACCCGTACCAGCAGGCCGACCCGTACGCGCAGCAGTACCAGCGGCCCGCCCAGCCCTACCGGCAGGCCGATCCGTACCAGCAGGGCCGGGGCTACGCCCAGCAGGGCGGCTACCCGCAGGCCGACGGCCACGGGCAGGACCCGTACCTGCGGCAGCCCCCGCCGCAGGCCGGCCACGCCCGCCGCCCCGACCCGTACGGCCACGACCGCACCGCGTACCAGCAGCCCTTCGATCCCTTCGGAGACCACCAGTGA